In Tripterygium wilfordii isolate XIE 37 chromosome 15, ASM1340144v1, whole genome shotgun sequence, one DNA window encodes the following:
- the LOC120016041 gene encoding pentatricopeptide repeat-containing protein At3g14580, mitochondrial-like — translation MISPSLRLLAYRWPFHQSFFNSLHSSLEHQQYKLTHKDWLSPNQVLKILDNLHDPQSVISFLNQYSTRKDYKPNEALYTLIINKLAIAKQFDAVAFVMQRVKAERTYRLSDEFFYNVIKVYGNMAGRIKAAIDTLFDMPSFGCRPSVRTFNFVLNLLVCAQLFDVVHEVYVGAPKLGIAIDACCLNILIKGLCKSGNMDAAFYVLDEFPKQKCMPNVRTYSTLMRGLCENGRVEEAIKLLDRMESEGIDADTITFNVLISGLRKQGRVEEGVNLLNGMKRKGCEPDAGSYHEVLYTLLDAKKIVEAKELMSRMILVGASPSFVSYKKLIHGLCEEKLPGDVDWALKQMVKQGFVPKMGMWKQILWSTVSRNDTASCIVFDTIIGNYAGGT, via the coding sequence ATGATTTCTCCTTCACTCCGACTCCTCGCTTATAGATGGCCATTCCACCAATCATTCTTCAATTCACTCCATTCCTCACTCGAACACCAGCAATACAAACTCACCCACAAAGACTGGTTGTCGCCGAATCAAGTCTTGAAAATCCTAGACAACCTCCACGACCCACAATCCGTTATTTCATTCTTGAACCAGTACTCCACCCGCAAAGACTACAAACCCAATGAAGCTCTCTACACTCTCATCATCAACAAGCTTGCAATTGCCAAGCAATTCGATGCCGTTGCATTTGTGATGCAGAGAGTCAAGGCTGAACGAACCTACCGTTTGTCCGATGAGTTCTTCTACAATGTAATCAAGGTTTATGGAAACATGGCTGGTCGAATCAAGGCTGCAATTGACACTTTATTTGACATGCCAAGCTTTGGGTGTCGGCCATCTGTTAGAACTTTCAATTTCGTATTGAATTTGCTTGTGTGCGCACAGCTGTTTGATGTGGTTCATGAGGTTTATGTGGGTGCTCCCAAGCTGGGTATTGCGATTGATGCTTGTTGCCTCAACATATTGATTAAAGGGTTGTGTAAGAGTGGGAACATGGATGCTGCATTCTATGTGCTCGACGAATTTCCTAAGCAAAAGTGTATGCCTAATGTTAGGACTTACTCAACGTTAATGCGCGGTTTGTGTGAAAATGGGAGGGTGGAGGAAGCAATTAAACTGCTTGATAGAATGGAGAGTGAAGGAATTGATGCAGATACGATTACATTCAATGTTTTGATATCTGGGCTTCGGAAGCAAGGCAGGGTCGAAGAAGGGGTGAATCTTTTGAATGGGATGAAGCGAAAGGGGTGTGAACCGGATGCAGGGTCCTATCATGAGGTCTTGTATACTTTGCTTGATGCGAAGAAAATTGTTGAAGCGAAGGAGTTGATGAGTAGGATGATTTTGGTGGGTGCAAGTCCTAGTTTTGTGTCATACAAGAAGTTAATTCATGGTCTTTGTGAAGAAAAGCTGCCAGGAGATGTGGATTGGGCTTTGAAGCAAATGGTGAAGCAGGGGTTTGTCCCGAAGATGGGAATGTGGAAGCAGATTCTTTGGAGCACAGTTTCAAGGAATGACACTGCTAGTTGCATTGTTTTTGACACAATTATCGGTAACTATGCTGGCGGTACCTAA